A genomic region of Chryseobacterium sp. KACC 21268 contains the following coding sequences:
- the rbfA gene encoding 30S ribosome-binding factor RbfA, translating to MESNRQRKVAQIIQEDMAEIFRKQASESKQSFLVSVSDVKVTADLSIAKIYLSIFPAELRQPIMKEINTNNAYYRNYIGQKMAKQVRIIPQLAFYIDTSLDDVERIEKELKGEGDNPIL from the coding sequence ATGGAAAGTAACAGACAACGCAAAGTAGCACAGATCATTCAGGAAGATATGGCGGAGATCTTCCGCAAGCAGGCATCAGAAAGCAAACAGAGCTTTTTGGTTTCGGTTTCTGACGTGAAAGTGACAGCCGATCTCAGCATCGCAAAAATATACCTCAGCATTTTCCCTGCAGAATTGAGACAGCCAATTATGAAGGAGATCAATACGAACAACGCTTACTACAGGAATTACATCGGGCAAAAGATGGCCAAGCAAGTGCGTATCATTCCGCAATTGGCATTCTACATCGATACAAGTCTTGATGATGTTGAACGCATCGAAAAAGAGTTGAAAGGCGAAGGTGATAATCCAATTCTTTAA
- a CDS encoding Xaa-Pro aminopeptidase: MTTKYEKIPSSLFVKNRKKFAELLLPKSLAVFNSNDIYPISADSTMPFQQHRDIFYLSGVDQEESILVIFPDAYLEENREILFLRETNEHIAVWEGEKLDKDQAFETSGIKTVYWLSDFDKVFKTLMYEAENVYLNKNEHYRSSVETEIREDRFIKKVKTDFPMHNYKRSNPILQRLRSIKEPEELALIQNACNITEKGIRRLLSFIKPNVWEYEIEAELIHEFIRNRSKGFAYTPIIASGNNANVLHYIANNMQCKDGDVILLDVGAEYGNYSSDLTRTIPVNGRYSDRQKEVYNSVLRCKVEAEQRLVAGNNWYRFHKEMGEVYTAELLQLGLIDKADVQNEDPKWPAYKKFMMHGTSHHMGLDTHDYGILTDDFVENMVFTNEPGFYIPAEGFGVRIEDDYVIQASGKPFNLMANIPITVEEIEDLMNS; the protein is encoded by the coding sequence ATGACTACAAAATACGAAAAGATTCCAAGCTCATTATTCGTAAAAAACAGAAAGAAATTTGCTGAATTATTATTACCAAAATCTTTGGCAGTTTTCAATTCAAACGACATTTATCCTATCAGCGCCGATTCTACAATGCCCTTTCAGCAGCATCGCGATATTTTTTATCTGAGTGGTGTGGATCAGGAAGAAAGTATTTTGGTGATCTTCCCGGACGCTTATCTGGAGGAGAATCGTGAAATTTTGTTCTTAAGAGAGACCAACGAACATATCGCCGTTTGGGAAGGTGAGAAGTTGGATAAAGATCAAGCTTTTGAAACTTCGGGAATCAAAACTGTTTATTGGTTGAGTGATTTTGATAAGGTTTTCAAGACGTTGATGTACGAAGCTGAGAATGTTTATCTTAATAAAAATGAACATTACAGAAGCTCTGTAGAGACCGAAATCCGCGAAGATCGTTTTATTAAAAAAGTAAAAACTGATTTTCCGATGCACAACTACAAAAGAAGCAATCCGATTCTCCAGCGATTGAGAAGCATCAAGGAACCAGAAGAATTAGCATTAATTCAAAATGCTTGTAATATTACGGAGAAAGGAATCAGAAGATTGTTAAGTTTCATAAAACCAAATGTTTGGGAATACGAAATTGAAGCAGAATTGATCCACGAATTTATAAGAAACAGAAGTAAAGGATTTGCCTACACTCCAATCATCGCCAGCGGAAACAATGCGAATGTCCTTCACTACATCGCAAACAATATGCAGTGCAAAGATGGTGATGTGATCCTTTTGGATGTTGGTGCAGAATATGGAAATTACTCCAGCGATTTAACAAGAACGATTCCTGTAAACGGAAGATATTCTGACAGGCAAAAAGAAGTTTATAATTCTGTTCTAAGATGTAAAGTAGAAGCAGAACAACGCTTGGTTGCAGGAAATAATTGGTACAGATTCCACAAAGAAATGGGCGAAGTTTACACTGCGGAATTACTGCAGTTAGGTTTGATCGACAAAGCTGATGTTCAAAACGAGGATCCAAAGTGGCCGGCTTACAAGAAGTTTATGATGCACGGAACCTCTCACCATATGGGATTGGACACGCACGATTACGGCATCTTGACCGATGATTTTGTGGAAAATATGGTTTTCACCAATGAGCCCGGATTCTACATTCCGGCTGAAGGATTCGGTGTGAGAATCGAGGATGATTATGTGATTCAAGCGTCTGGAAAGCCTTTCAACTTGATGGCAAATATTCCAATCACCGTTGAGGAGATCGAAGACTTGATGAATTCTTAA
- a CDS encoding helix-turn-helix domain-containing protein codes for MSSNIKIARICQHCGQEFIAQTTVTRYCGDNCAKRAYKARIKKQKIEASEVETQNRRQLPSIAAKTLEYLTVNDVASMLKCDRRTVHHMIKSGRLNAINLSIRKTRILKKDLDGMFSNQIQEVDIHNEVQVEDKRPPIKDCYTVGQILAKYSLAEVTLRKIICRNNIPKYREGKFVYIKKQAIDPILKRFHIRY; via the coding sequence ATGAGTTCAAACATTAAAATTGCTCGGATTTGTCAACATTGCGGGCAGGAATTTATAGCACAAACTACCGTTACGAGGTACTGTGGAGACAACTGTGCTAAAAGGGCATATAAAGCAAGAATTAAAAAACAAAAGATCGAGGCAAGCGAGGTTGAAACGCAAAATAGAAGGCAACTTCCTTCTATTGCTGCAAAAACATTAGAGTATTTGACCGTTAATGATGTTGCCTCAATGCTGAAATGTGATCGCAGAACAGTTCACCACATGATAAAATCAGGAAGACTCAATGCCATCAATTTATCAATTAGAAAAACCAGAATTCTCAAAAAAGATCTTGACGGGATGTTCAGTAATCAAATTCAGGAAGTTGACATTCACAATGAAGTGCAAGTTGAAGACAAACGCCCACCAATCAAAGACTGCTACACAGTCGGACAGATCTTGGCAAAGTACAGCCTTGCTGAGGTAACATTAAGAAAAATTATATGCAGAAACAATATCCCTAAATATAGAGAGGGCAAGTTTGTGTATATTAAAAAGCAGGCAATTGATCCAATACTTAAAAGATTTCATATCAGATACTAA
- a CDS encoding alpha/beta hydrolase: MKTTYKIVLVFSLIFLSILSYKLSSKKIKSDINLPEPKLEFNFHNDIEYKNNSLKLDIYQPKIISKVKSPVVVYVHGGAWNKGDKTMIRKNFREYILEELLNNNYTVISIDYTLLDKNTHLEKPLQDTKDALKWIQENAEKYNLDTKNMGIWGGSAGAHIALLTAYNQDIKKNNSDLIYPNLKYVVDFYGPTDLNELFKTEANGVSLSFFKLYAPERFKIRHEKITQLTGFDINTNLQEVVKKSTEYSPVKYVSTSTVPTLIFHGTEDTIVNFAQSQQLEEALKKNKIPHQLHTVENAKHTFGNISLNEAKDVSRKTVDFIKSHTTYEN; the protein is encoded by the coding sequence ATGAAGACTACCTACAAAATCGTACTTGTTTTTTCTCTGATTTTCCTGAGTATCCTAAGCTACAAACTCAGTTCAAAAAAGATTAAATCTGATATTAATTTACCGGAGCCAAAGCTAGAATTCAACTTCCACAACGATATTGAGTACAAAAACAACTCTTTGAAACTCGATATTTATCAGCCAAAGATAATTAGCAAAGTAAAATCCCCCGTTGTAGTTTACGTTCACGGTGGCGCATGGAACAAAGGCGACAAAACGATGATTAGAAAAAACTTCAGAGAATACATCTTGGAAGAACTTCTAAACAATAATTATACAGTCATCAGCATAGACTACACGCTTCTTGATAAAAACACGCATCTGGAAAAGCCTTTGCAGGACACAAAAGATGCTTTGAAATGGATCCAGGAAAACGCAGAAAAGTACAACCTGGACACGAAAAATATGGGAATCTGGGGCGGTTCTGCAGGTGCACATATTGCTTTGCTAACGGCTTACAATCAGGATATTAAGAAAAATAATTCAGATCTAATCTACCCAAATTTGAAATATGTTGTAGATTTTTATGGTCCAACAGATCTTAATGAATTGTTCAAGACTGAAGCCAATGGAGTTTCACTTAGTTTTTTCAAACTTTACGCACCGGAACGCTTCAAAATTAGACACGAAAAAATAACACAGCTGACAGGTTTTGACATTAATACTAATCTACAAGAAGTCGTTAAAAAATCGACAGAATATTCTCCAGTAAAATACGTTTCCACATCTACCGTTCCCACTTTGATTTTCCACGGAACCGAAGACACAATTGTGAATTTTGCGCAGTCGCAACAATTGGAAGAGGCACTGAAGAAAAACAAAATCCCACATCAGTTACACACTGTGGAAAATGCCAAACATACTTTTGGAAACATCTCTTTGAATGAAGCCAAAGATGTGTCTAGAAAAACAGTAGATTTCATCAAATCTCATACAACCTATGAAAACTAA
- the mnmE gene encoding tRNA uridine-5-carboxymethylaminomethyl(34) synthesis GTPase MnmE, giving the protein MNQDTICALATANGIGAIGIIRVSGEQSFEIVNKIFEGKNLEKADSHTVHYGFIKEVDEVIDEVMISVFRAPKTFTTEDSVEISFHGSPYIAKRILEVLIQNGARMAKAGEFTMRAFMNGRIDLSQAESIADLIASDNEASRKVALNQLKGGISQEISILRGDLLNFTSLIELELDFAEEDVEFADRSALNQLLNRIEVKLSSLIDSFQYGNAIKNGTAVAIIGKPNAGKSTLLNALLKEERAIVSNIAGTTRDTIEEILHIKGNAFRLIDTAGLRETVDEIEAIGVKKAKEKVDSADVLVYLADASTEDFSEDFEILKPLLREDLKLIICATKIDEVLPTKYELVEEAFRKEIETDFDFIKISAVENQNIQDLKNELSSFVEQLKSEEGNVIITNQRHFEALKKSLDSVEKVEEAVSSKITTELLAYELRNALEHLGEISGEFSNDEVLGNIFSKFCIGK; this is encoded by the coding sequence ATGAATCAGGATACTATCTGCGCACTGGCAACTGCCAACGGAATTGGGGCAATTGGAATTATACGGGTTTCTGGAGAGCAATCTTTTGAAATCGTGAATAAAATATTTGAAGGTAAAAATCTGGAAAAAGCGGATTCTCATACTGTGCATTACGGTTTTATAAAAGAAGTAGATGAAGTGATAGATGAGGTGATGATCTCGGTTTTCCGCGCTCCAAAGACGTTTACGACGGAGGACTCTGTGGAAATTTCTTTTCACGGTTCACCCTATATTGCCAAAAGAATTCTGGAAGTTTTGATTCAAAATGGCGCAAGAATGGCCAAGGCTGGGGAGTTTACGATGCGTGCTTTTATGAATGGAAGGATCGATCTTTCCCAGGCAGAATCTATCGCCGACCTGATTGCGTCTGACAACGAAGCGTCCCGAAAAGTAGCTCTGAATCAACTGAAAGGTGGGATTTCTCAGGAGATTTCGATTCTTAGAGGAGATCTTTTGAATTTCACATCACTGATAGAACTGGAACTTGATTTTGCAGAGGAAGATGTGGAATTTGCGGACAGATCGGCTCTTAATCAATTGCTTAATAGGATTGAAGTTAAATTGAGTTCTTTGATTGACAGTTTCCAGTATGGAAATGCGATCAAAAATGGAACTGCGGTTGCGATTATCGGGAAACCAAATGCAGGAAAATCTACCTTGCTAAACGCTTTGCTGAAAGAAGAAAGAGCGATTGTGAGTAATATTGCTGGGACGACGCGCGATACAATTGAGGAGATTTTGCACATCAAAGGCAATGCTTTTAGATTAATTGATACGGCTGGACTTCGTGAAACTGTGGATGAGATTGAGGCAATTGGCGTGAAGAAGGCCAAGGAAAAAGTGGATTCTGCGGATGTTTTGGTGTATTTGGCCGATGCGTCAACAGAGGATTTTTCTGAGGATTTTGAAATTTTGAAACCTTTGTTGCGAGAGGATTTGAAACTAATCATCTGTGCTACAAAAATCGATGAAGTGCTTCCTACGAAGTATGAACTTGTGGAAGAAGCTTTCCGAAAAGAGATTGAGACTGATTTTGATTTTATAAAGATTTCGGCGGTTGAGAATCAGAATATTCAGGACCTTAAAAACGAGTTGTCTTCTTTTGTAGAGCAATTGAAATCCGAAGAAGGGAATGTTATCATTACCAACCAACGCCACTTTGAAGCTTTGAAGAAGTCGCTGGATTCGGTAGAAAAAGTGGAGGAGGCCGTGAGTTCTAAAATCACAACCGAGCTTTTGGCTTATGAGTTGCGAAATGCACTGGAACATCTGGGTGAGATTTCTGGGGAGTTTAGCAATGACGAGGTGTTGGGGAATATTTTTTCGAAGTTTTGTATCGGCAAATAG
- a CDS encoding helix-turn-helix domain-containing protein, translating to MKNYTFDQLPAFMKNIDERLERMEELLNKTFRPEISDEDYISAKAASALLKFTLSTVYSKVCKREIPFYKQGNRLYFSRNELLDWIKDGRKKTLNDIDISATAIVNRMSKQK from the coding sequence ATGAAAAATTACACTTTTGATCAGCTCCCCGCTTTTATGAAAAACATTGATGAAAGATTAGAGAGGATGGAGGAACTGCTTAATAAAACATTTCGACCTGAAATTTCTGACGAAGATTATATAAGTGCAAAAGCTGCATCGGCCTTGTTAAAATTTACCTTATCAACAGTCTATTCAAAGGTCTGTAAACGAGAGATTCCGTTTTACAAACAAGGAAATCGTCTTTATTTTTCTAGAAATGAATTATTGGATTGGATAAAAGATGGTAGAAAAAAAACTTTAAATGATATTGATATTTCTGCAACTGCGATTGTAAATCGTATGAGTAAACAAAAGTAA
- a CDS encoding site-specific integrase: MSKVTLRKKPIAGGKHSLFLDIYPPIPNLETGKLQRKYYLKIYIYTRPKNNLEKDHNKETLSLGEYIRAKRQLDVQNRRFDFLSDSKLRSNFIDFFEEEASKREGSHNWRMSINYFKAFAGEFLPFTHLNESFCEEYADFLLSSPGIGRAKRKIKTNTAVSYFAKFKKTLKEAFKKRYLPIDLGHIVDSITPEDTHREFLFMHELEKMASAHCDSEIVKKAGLFSAMTGFRYSDVVTLLWKELQGNEGNYYILYSQEKTDSAEYFPVSDQIVQLLGQAGDPDSRVFEGLKYGHVVIELKKWLVNAGVQKHFTFHGFRHTFATLQLAAGTSIYTVSKLLGHKNISTTEIYAKIVDSLKKEASEKIKLSIFNIGENLNSDLHSTCNIEVENFVS, translated from the coding sequence ATGTCAAAAGTTACTTTAAGGAAAAAACCAATTGCTGGGGGAAAACATAGTTTGTTTTTAGATATATATCCACCTATTCCAAATTTGGAAACAGGCAAACTACAGAGAAAATATTATTTAAAAATTTACATCTATACACGTCCCAAAAATAATTTAGAAAAGGACCATAACAAAGAAACGTTAAGTCTAGGAGAGTATATAAGAGCAAAACGCCAATTGGATGTTCAAAACAGACGTTTTGATTTTCTATCAGATTCTAAATTGAGATCAAACTTCATCGATTTTTTTGAAGAGGAGGCTTCTAAAAGAGAGGGTAGTCATAACTGGCGAATGTCTATTAATTACTTCAAAGCTTTTGCAGGAGAATTTTTGCCATTCACACATTTAAATGAAAGCTTTTGTGAAGAGTATGCTGATTTTCTTCTCTCCTCACCAGGAATAGGACGTGCCAAAAGAAAAATAAAAACGAATACCGCAGTAAGCTATTTCGCTAAATTTAAAAAAACTCTAAAAGAAGCCTTTAAAAAAAGATATTTACCAATCGACCTGGGTCATATTGTAGATAGTATTACACCTGAAGATACGCATCGTGAATTCTTATTTATGCACGAGCTGGAAAAAATGGCTTCTGCACATTGTGATTCTGAAATAGTAAAAAAAGCAGGACTCTTTTCCGCAATGACCGGATTTCGTTATTCTGATGTTGTAACACTTCTCTGGAAAGAACTCCAGGGTAATGAGGGAAATTATTACATCTTGTACAGTCAGGAAAAAACGGACAGTGCAGAATATTTTCCAGTATCTGATCAAATTGTTCAATTGTTAGGCCAGGCCGGCGATCCAGATTCTCGCGTTTTCGAAGGTTTAAAATATGGACATGTTGTGATAGAATTAAAAAAATGGCTTGTAAATGCAGGAGTACAAAAACATTTTACTTTTCATGGTTTTCGGCATACGTTCGCAACATTGCAACTTGCTGCAGGAACTTCGATTTACACAGTCTCAAAATTGCTTGGACATAAAAATATTTCAACCACAGAGATCTACGCCAAAATTGTAGACAGCCTTAAAAAGGAAGCTTCTGAAAAAATTAAACTTAGCATATTTAATATAGGTGAAAATTTAAATTCTGATCTACACAGTACATGCAATATAGAAGTAGAAAATTTTGTTTCTTGA
- a CDS encoding winged helix-turn-helix transcriptional regulator — protein MEARKLKKVEKVEHKCTLKDVLDIVGGKWSIPIIYTLADGTMRFKELERAVHNINTRMLVKELKSLEENRIITRKAYATVPPTVEYTLTLKGEKLRPIIDDLHKWGEEYVDL, from the coding sequence ATGGAAGCAAGAAAATTGAAAAAAGTTGAAAAGGTTGAACATAAATGTACTTTAAAAGATGTTTTAGATATTGTTGGCGGTAAATGGTCGATCCCAATTATCTATACTTTGGCCGATGGAACAATGAGATTTAAAGAATTGGAACGCGCAGTTCATAACATCAATACCCGAATGCTGGTCAAGGAACTTAAGAGTCTTGAAGAAAACCGTATAATCACTAGAAAAGCATATGCAACCGTTCCGCCTACAGTTGAATACACATTAACTTTAAAGGGAGAGAAACTGCGTCCTATAATTGATGACCTCCACAAATGGGGAGAAGAATACGTCGATCTGTAA
- a CDS encoding alpha/beta hydrolase-fold protein — protein sequence MDLQYLVREPQNITSETPILFLIHGYGSNEQDLFSFVPTLPEDWLVVSFRAPRDANNGGYAWFDIDFMSEENFLDVPQAEDAVKQVLESILKVSNHYGLTNNKTHLCGFSQGGMIVYSLALHYPELFSKIALLSTFPEDRLLKDIVKDKKKLEHLRFFVSHGTDDAAIPLEWAKKGAELLYDLSAYFSFREYMAGHGVNQKNYIDLMDFFKK from the coding sequence ATGGATTTACAATACCTCGTAAGAGAACCTCAAAATATCACTTCAGAAACACCAATTTTATTTTTAATTCACGGCTATGGAAGCAACGAACAAGACCTTTTCAGCTTCGTTCCGACTTTGCCGGAAGATTGGTTGGTCGTAAGTTTCCGCGCTCCAAGAGATGCTAACAATGGCGGCTACGCCTGGTTTGACATCGACTTTATGAGTGAGGAGAATTTCTTAGATGTGCCTCAAGCCGAAGACGCTGTAAAACAAGTCTTGGAAAGCATTCTGAAAGTCTCTAACCATTATGGATTGACTAACAACAAAACTCATCTTTGCGGTTTCAGTCAAGGCGGAATGATCGTTTATTCTTTGGCGTTGCATTATCCGGAATTGTTCTCAAAAATAGCATTGCTAAGCACTTTCCCAGAAGATAGATTGTTGAAAGATATCGTGAAGGACAAAAAGAAATTGGAACACTTGAGATTCTTCGTTTCTCACGGTACAGACGACGCTGCAATCCCGCTGGAATGGGCAAAGAAAGGTGCAGAATTACTGTACGACCTCAGCGCCTATTTCTCTTTCCGAGAATATATGGCTGGACACGGCGTGAATCAGAAAAATTACATCGACCTGATGGATTTCTTCAAGAAATAA
- a CDS encoding alpha/beta hydrolase-fold protein — MKTNHFIFGRLSLIVSVLIFSLMSSQITFKIIESPVENKKDQKIFLASNLNNWNPNDSQFEFKQNDQGFYILTIPSNTQKIEYKITQGSWDFAETDKDGNGIPNRILENPDKAQTVELQIAGWSSPKEKKHTTVFNVKVLSENFNIPQLNTTRKIWIYLPPDYGTSKREYPVIYMHDGQNLFDDFTSFSGEWSVDETLNQIFKETGKSAIVIGIDNGGDKRLSEYSPWNNEKYKTTGEGDLYVEFLAKTLKPYIDKTYRTEKQASKTLIVGSSMGGLISLYASAKYPTVFGKAGIFSPAFWFVSEDLKKYLNINKNNLKNSKFYFVAGKNEDETMAPEIENVEKLLLKKSIPAKNIVVKIDDDGTHSESYWKRELKASLIWLLN, encoded by the coding sequence ATGAAAACTAATCACTTTATTTTCGGAAGATTATCACTAATAGTTTCGGTTTTGATATTTTCATTAATGAGTTCGCAGATTACTTTTAAAATCATTGAAAGTCCTGTTGAAAATAAGAAAGATCAAAAGATTTTCCTTGCATCAAATCTTAATAATTGGAATCCAAATGATAGTCAATTTGAATTCAAACAAAACGATCAAGGTTTTTATATCCTTACCATCCCTTCCAACACTCAAAAAATTGAATATAAAATAACACAGGGAAGCTGGGATTTTGCCGAGACCGATAAAGATGGCAATGGAATTCCCAACAGAATCTTAGAAAATCCTGACAAAGCTCAAACTGTTGAATTACAGATTGCAGGTTGGAGTTCACCGAAAGAGAAAAAACATACAACCGTTTTCAACGTCAAGGTATTGAGTGAGAATTTCAATATTCCTCAACTCAATACGACAAGAAAAATCTGGATCTATCTCCCACCCGATTATGGAACTTCGAAAAGGGAATATCCTGTCATTTATATGCACGACGGCCAAAATCTCTTTGATGATTTTACGAGTTTTTCTGGAGAATGGAGTGTAGATGAAACATTGAATCAGATTTTTAAAGAAACCGGAAAATCTGCCATCGTCATCGGAATTGACAATGGCGGCGACAAGCGATTGTCCGAATATTCGCCGTGGAATAATGAAAAATATAAAACAACTGGCGAAGGAGACCTTTACGTAGAATTTCTAGCGAAAACGTTAAAACCATATATCGATAAAACCTACAGAACCGAGAAACAAGCTTCCAAAACTTTGATCGTGGGAAGCTCGATGGGTGGACTGATCTCGCTGTATGCTTCTGCAAAATATCCGACTGTTTTTGGAAAAGCTGGAATTTTCAGTCCTGCGTTTTGGTTTGTTTCTGAAGATTTGAAGAAATATTTGAATATTAATAAAAACAATCTGAAGAATTCCAAATTCTATTTTGTGGCCGGAAAAAACGAGGATGAGACGATGGCGCCAGAAATCGAAAATGTTGAAAAATTATTATTAAAAAAATCTATTCCGGCTAAGAATATCGTAGTGAAAATAGATGACGACGGCACACATTCTGAGAGCTACTGGAAACGAGAATTGAAAGCTAGTTTGATTTGGTTGTTGAATTAA
- the tyrS gene encoding tyrosine--tRNA ligase yields the protein MNAFIEELKWRGLFSDMTPGTEEQLDKELTKAYIGFDPTADSLHIGSLIQIKILAHFQQHGHQPIALVGGATGMIGDPSGKSAERNLLSEETLLHYVDCLKNQLSRFLEFDGDGDNKAILVNNYDWMKNFTFLDFAKNIGKHITVNYMMAKDSVKKRFSGDSGVDGMSFTEFTYQLLQGYDYLHLFQNEGVKLQMGGSDQWGNITTGTELIRRKARGEAFALTVPLITKADGSKFGKSESGENYWLDAKKTSPYKFYQFWLNATDTDAERFIKFYTFLPKEEIEALIEEHKTAPHERKLQRKLAEEVTIWVHGNEEYEKALKASNILFGQSTAEDLVSLNEELFLQVFDGVPQKELSKSEVIGTNIIDLISEKTGFLKSKGEAKRELAGNSISINKTKVGEDYSVSENDLIDGKFLLIQKGKKNYFIVKAV from the coding sequence ATGAACGCATTTATAGAAGAACTGAAATGGCGCGGACTTTTTTCCGATATGACGCCGGGAACGGAAGAACAACTGGATAAGGAACTCACGAAAGCCTATATCGGATTTGACCCGACCGCAGATTCTTTGCATATCGGAAGTCTTATTCAAATTAAAATCTTAGCACATTTCCAACAGCACGGTCATCAGCCTATTGCTTTGGTTGGTGGCGCAACAGGAATGATTGGTGATCCTTCGGGAAAATCTGCCGAGCGTAACCTTTTGAGCGAAGAGACACTACTCCACTATGTAGATTGTCTTAAAAATCAACTGTCAAGATTCCTGGAATTTGATGGCGATGGTGACAACAAGGCGATTCTTGTCAACAATTACGATTGGATGAAGAATTTCACGTTTTTGGATTTTGCTAAGAATATCGGAAAACACATCACTGTGAACTATATGATGGCCAAGGATTCTGTGAAAAAACGTTTTTCTGGCGATTCTGGTGTGGACGGAATGAGTTTTACGGAATTTACTTACCAACTTTTGCAAGGTTACGATTACCTTCACCTGTTTCAAAATGAAGGTGTTAAGCTTCAAATGGGCGGATCTGACCAGTGGGGAAACATCACGACCGGAACAGAACTCATTAGAAGAAAAGCGCGTGGTGAAGCATTTGCCTTGACTGTTCCATTGATCACAAAAGCAGACGGATCCAAATTCGGCAAGTCAGAAAGTGGAGAAAATTATTGGTTGGATGCAAAAAAAACTTCGCCTTACAAATTCTACCAATTCTGGTTAAATGCGACCGATACGGACGCTGAAAGATTCATCAAGTTCTACACTTTCCTACCAAAAGAAGAAATCGAAGCGCTGATCGAAGAACATAAAACGGCGCCTCACGAAAGAAAACTTCAAAGAAAATTGGCAGAAGAAGTAACAATTTGGGTGCACGGAAACGAAGAATACGAAAAAGCCTTGAAAGCTTCCAACATTCTTTTCGGACAATCCACTGCAGAGGATCTTGTGAGCTTGAATGAGGAGCTTTTCCTTCAGGTTTTTGATGGCGTTCCTCAAAAAGAATTGTCAAAATCAGAAGTGATCGGCACCAATATCATTGATTTAATTTCTGAAAAAACAGGTTTCCTCAAATCCAAAGGTGAGGCTAAAAGAGAATTGGCAGGAAACTCGATCTCAATCAATAAAACCAAGGTTGGTGAAGATTATTCCGTTTCAGAAAATGACCTTATTGATGGAAAATTCCTGTTGATCCAAAAAGGGAAAAAGAATTATTTCATTGTAAAAGCAGTTTAG